The Neurospora crassa OR74A linkage group IV, whole genome shotgun sequence genome has a segment encoding these proteins:
- a CDS encoding phosphomevalonate kinase gives MALAVSAPGKVLLAGGYLVLDRNYTGLVFGLSARINVISRDIQASPGVHINEIIVRSPQFLKAEWRYGYHLADEDGGIKTIQLQGGASASAKGNPFVETTLNYALTYITRRAAYGTTQTLKPVTLTILADNDYYSSPTNNSNAAAGKGSGGSRFAAYSTTLEDAHKTGLGSSAALVTALTASLLSHYLDPSLFDLATDEGKRILHNLAQAAHCAAQGKVGSGFDVAAAVYGSSHYRRFSPSILSSLPEAGKPGFSAKLFSVVNGKDAESQWDTEVVKDAVSLPKGVAVRMCDVDCGSQTVGMVKQVLAWRAAQPKEAKELWDELQRRNEKLASVLKEGKTEEIRPAVHAIRELVRKMGTESGVPIEPDSQKELLDALEEGVEGVYGGVVPGAGGYDALALLVRDDEETTKRLEEFLNGWSKKKGGKVRLMEVSGEMEGARKENLLKYQGWV, from the coding sequence ATGGCTTTGGCCGTCTCGGCTCCCGGCAAGGTCCTCCTTGCAGGTGGATATCTAGTCCTCGACCGCAACTACACCGGCCTCGTCTTTGGTCTCAGCGCCCGCATCAACGTCATCTCCCGGGACATCCAGGCCAGCCCCGGGGTTCATATTAACGAGATCATTGTCAGGAGCCCTCAGTTCCTGAAAGCCGAATGGCGCTACGGCTACCACCTGGCCGATGAAGACGGCGGCATCAAGACGATCCAGCTACAGGGAGGCGCTTCTGCCTCGGCCAAGGGCAACCCCTTCGTCGAGACTACGCTCAACTATGCGCTCACCTACATCACCCGCCGCGCCGCCTACGGGACTACGCAAACTTTGAAGCCCGTCACCCTCACCATCCTCGCCGATAACGACTATTACAGCTCgcccaccaacaacagcaacgccgccgccggaaaAGGCAGCGGTGGCAGTCGCTTCGCCGCCTACTCCACCACCCTGGAAGACGCGCACAAGACGGGCCTCGGCTCCTCTGCCGCCCTCGTCACCGCCCTGACCGCCTCCCTGCTTTCTCACTACCTAGACCCTTCCCTCTTCGACCTCGCCACCGACGAGGGCAAGCGCATCCTGCACAATCTCGCGCAAGCAGCTCACTGCGCCGCGCAGGGTAAAGTCGGCAGCGGGTTTGATGTGGCTGCCGCCGTCTACGGGTCCAGCCACTACCGCCGCTTTTCGCCTTCCATTTTGTCGTCTCTGCCCGAGGCGGGCAAGCCTGGTTTTTCCGCCAAGCTGTTCAGCGTTGTGAATGGTAAGGATGCTGAGTCTCAATGGGACACCGAGGTGGTGAAAGATGCTGTAAGCCTGCCCAAGGGCGTGGCGGTGCGCATGTGCGATGTCGACTGCGGCAGCCAGACGGTCGGCATGGTCAAGCAGGTGCTTGCGTGGCGGGCGGCCCAGcccaaggaggccaaggagctcTGGGATGAGTTACAGCGCAGGAACGAGAAATTGGCCAGCGTGTTGAAGGAGGGCAAGACGGAGGAGATCAGGCCGGCGGTGCACGCTATTCGCGAGCTGGTGAGGAAGATGGGCACGGAAAGCGGGGTACCGATCGAGCCGGATAGTCAGAAGGAGTTGTTGGATGCGCtggaggaaggggtggaaGGTGTCTATGGGGGTGTGGTACCGGGTGCGGGAGGCTATGATGCCCTGGCGTTGCTGGTaagggatgatgaggagacAACGAAGAGGTTGGAGGAGTTTTTGAACGGGtggagcaagaagaagggaggcAAGGTAAGGTTGATGGAGGTGAGTGGGGAGATGGAGGGcgcgaggaaggagaattTGTTGAAGTATCAGGGGTGGGTTTAG
- a CDS encoding betaine aldehyde dehydrogenase 2 has protein sequence MSVEVITTISPTTGEPIITRNGISEEELVQLPETAFKAFQGWRTTKLEDRQIIVKKALKLLAEKQDELAEELTVQMGRPIAYTAKEVATAIKRSEYLLKISNDALKDTDGEEEKGFKRFIRKVPVGPVLIIFAWNYPYLILVNALIPALLSGNSVILKPSPQTPTIVEQVAKVFSEAGLPDGVIQYFHSGSPTVIETIVRNPKIANICFTGSVAGGLAVQKAASDRIVNVGLELGGKDPAYVRGDVDIAWAAEEIVDGAVFNSGQSCCSIERVYVDEKIHDEFIAAVQNVLKGYKLGDPLDKGTHLGPVISARSKETIQAHIKDALDKGAKNATPENETFSILPDKGNFVAPTLLTGVDHTMTVMKDETFGPVIPVMKVKSDAEAIQLMNDSEFGLTASIWTKDTAKGYELAEEVEAGTVFVNRCDFPSPDLAWTGWKNSGKGQTLSKYGFDQFVKLKSYHLKDYPK, from the exons ATGTCGGTCGAGGtgatcaccaccatctctcCCACCACGGGGGAACCCATCATCACTCGCAATGGCATTTCAGAGGAGGAACTCGTCCAACTGCCCGAGACTGCCTTCAAGGCCTTCCAAGGATGGCGCACTACCAAGTTGGAGGACAGACAGATCATCGTCAAGAAGGCCTTGAAGTTGCTGGCCGAGAAGCAGGATGAACTTGCAGAGGAACTCACCGTCCAGATGGGCCGCCCCATTGCTTATACTGCCAAGGAGGTTGCCACTGCCATCAAGCGCTCAGAGTATCTGCTCAAGATCAGCAACGATGCTCTGAAGGACaccgatggcgaggaggagaagggattCAAGAGGTTCATCCGAAAGGTGCCTGTTGGTCCTGTTCTCATCATCTTTGCTTGGAAC TACCCCTATCTTATTCTCGTCAACGCCTTGATTCCCGCTTTATTGTCTGGAAATTCGGTCATTCTCAAGCCCTCGCCTCAGACACCCACAATTGTCGAGCAGGTGGCCAAGGTGTTTTCCGAGGCTGGGTTGCCCGACGGAGTCATCCAGTACTTCCACTCGGGTTCGCCGACAGTGATTGAAACAATTGTGCGAAACCCCAAGATTGCCAACATTTGCTTTACCGGCTCGGTTGCTGGTGGCCTGGCCGTCCAGAAGGCCGCGTCCGATCGCATCGTCAACGTCGGCCTCGAGCTGGGTGGCAAGGATCCTGCATATGTTCGCGGTGATGTCGATATTGCCTGGGCTGCCGAAGAGATTGTCGACGGCGCAGTTTTCAACTCGGGTCAAAGCTGCTGCTCGATTGAGCGAGTGTACGTTGACGAGAAGATTCACGACGAGTTTATTGCGGCCGTCCAGAACGTTCTTAAGGGATACAAGCTTGGAGATCCGTTGGATAAAGGGACGCATCTCGGCCCAGTCATCTCGGCGCGCTCCAAGGAGACCATCCAGGCACACATCAAGGACGCGCTCGACAAGGGCGCCAAGAATGCGACACCCGAGAATGAGACATTCAGCATTCTGCCAGACAAAGGTAACTTTGTCGCACCGACATTGCTGACCGGCGTGGATCACACCATGACCGTTATGAAGGACGAGACTTTTGGTCCCGTCATTCCAGTCATGAAGGTCAAGAGCGATGCCGAGGCAATTCAGTTGATGAACGACAGCGAATTTGGCCTCACTGCCAGTATTTGGACCAAGGACACGGCCAAGGGATACGAACTCGCCGAGGAAGTAGAGGCAGGGACAGTTTTCGTGAACCGTTGCGATTTTCCCAGCCCT GATCTGGCCTGGACTGGTTGGAAGAACTCGGGCAAGGGTCAAACGTTGAGCAAGTACGGCTTCGACCAGTTCGTCAAGTTGAAGAGCTACCACCTGAAGGACTATCCCAAATAG
- a CDS encoding pre-rRNA-processing protein esf-2 has protein sequence MPEDDVRNKFLDAGDSDDDAGHGSDSEDDFQKGGRNAKRRRVSDDEDSEADDFTDAEEEHDQDDAESKDAPAKDGQETTDGKEKKDGKKEKEKKSVLASDLPGMTKPLTKKNLIVTEEAIKKSGVVYISRVPPFMTPAKLRSLLEPYGKLNRIFLAPEDPVARRKRIRSGGNKKKMFTEGWIEFVKKKDAKKACELLNARPIGGKKGSYYRDDIWNLLYLKGFKWHNLTEQIAAENAERSSRMRAEISKTTKENKEFVRNVERAKVLQGIQAKKASKGSKAGGEGAAQVTESTIPSAAATTTTTTNDDKRRTFKQIPLAKKRKLDETQPEQVQRVLSKIF, from the exons ATGCCGGAGGACGATGTCAGAAACAAGTTCCTCGATGCTGGCGATAGCGACGACGATGCGGGCCACGGTTCTGACTCGGAGGATGATTTCCAAAAGGGTGGCCGTAACGCCAAGCGCAGAAGAGTgagcgatgacgaggacaGCGAAGCCGACGACTTTACCGACGCAGAGGAGGAACACGACCAAGATGATGCTGAAAGCAAGGATGCACCTGCAAAGGACGGCCAGGAAACAACAgatggaaaggaaaagaaggatggaaagaaggagaaggagaagaagtcggTACTAGCGAGTGACCTTCCGGGCATGACGAAGCCTCTCACAAAGAAGAATCTCATCGTCACGGAggaggccatcaagaagtCGGGAGTGGTGTACATCTCCAGGGTACCACCTTTCATGACTCCTGCCAAGTTGCGCTCCCTGCTGGAGCCGTACGGAAAGTTGAATCGCATTTTCCTGGCCCCCGAGGACCCAGTTGCGCGACGCAAGCGCATTCGCAGCGGAGGCAATAAAAAGAAGATGTTTACAGAAGGCTGGATTGAGTTtgtcaagaagaagg ACGCCAAAAAGGCATGCGAACTCCTCAATGCCCGTCCAATCGGAGGCAAGAAGGGATCCTACTACCGCGACGATATCTGGAACTTGCTCTACCTCAAGGGTTTCAAGTGGCACAACCTGACCGAACAAATCGCTGCTGAGAACGCCGAGCGATCCAGCAGAATGCGCGCCGAAATCTCCAAGACAACCAAAGAAAACAAGGAGTTCGTCCGCAACGTGGAGAGGGCCAAGGTGCTGCAGGGCATTCAGGCAAAGAAGGCGTCCAAGGGCAGCAAAGCGGGCGGTGAGGGTGCCGCCCAAGTCACAGAATCTACTATtccctcggcggcggcaacgacgacgacgacaacaaacGACGATAAGAGGAGAACATTCAAGCAAATACCCTtggccaagaagaggaagctcGATGAGACACAGCCCGAGCAAGTACAAAGAGTGCTCAGCAAGATCTTTTAA
- a CDS encoding HAD superfamily hydrolase, whose translation MSPRTDFPPVRACLFDMDGLLLDTEDIYTLCVNELLRKHKKEKFPLPWSIKAQLQGRPGPAALDIFHNWADLPITREQYKEEYYALQAQKFKHTTALPGVEELLQKLGSTRYWDLKGDASATTNGATDKPAPKPHRVHIALATSSHEANFRMKTNHIQELFSVFETHRRVLGDDKRIPEGRGKPLPDIYLIALKTINDSLPEGEKPITPEECLVFEDSIPGVEAGRRAGMRVVWCPHPMLKKEVDKNGDAKLVLAGLLNQADIEKKKAQAGLTNGKVDADDKPGEIDDGWADYLPSLLDFPYERYGIQIPDAVVDKEPSMVETAKIDEGEVLQAVQTEVTDN comes from the exons ATGTCACCCCGCACCGA TTTCCCTCCCGTCCGGGCCTGCCTGTTTGACATGGAcggccttctcctcgacACCGAGGACATCTATACCCTCTGTGTGAATGAGCTTCTGCGAAAacacaagaaggagaagtttCCCTTGCCATGGAGCATCAAGGCTCAGCTCCAAGGTCGCCCGGGTCCTGCGGCCCTTGACATCTTCCATAACTGGGCTGATTTGCCCATCACCCGTGAGCAGTACAAGGAGGAATACTACGCTCTTCAAGCTCAGAAATTCAAGCATACCACGGCTCTCCCCGGTGTCGAGGAGCTTCTGCAGAAGCTTGGCAGTACCCGCTACTGGGATCTCAAGGGGGATGCGTCTGCTACTACCAATGGCGCCACCGACAAGCCCGCCCCGAAGCCTCATCGGGTTCACATCGCCCTCGCCACATCATCCCACGAGGCGAACTTTCGCATGAAGACAAACCACATCCAGGAGCTCTTTTCGGTTTTCGAGACCCACCGTCGCGTTCTCGGCGACGACAAGCGCATCCCCGAGGGCCGTGGCAAACCCCTTCCGGACATCTACCTGATCGCCCTTAAGACGATCAACGACTCACTACCCGAGGGCGAGAAGCCCATCACACCCGAGGAATGCCTCGTCTTTGAAGACAGTATTCCCGGTGTTGAGGCTGGTCGTCGCGCCGGCATGCGCGTTGTCTGGTGCCCCCACCCAATgctcaagaaggaggtggaCAAGAATGGCGACGCCAAGCTGGTTCTCGCGGGTCTTCTTAACCAAGCTGAcattgagaagaagaaggctcaAGCCGGCCTCACCAACGGCAAAGTCGATGCAGACGACAAGCCGGGCGAGATCGACGATGGCTGGGCGGACTACCTCCCCAGCTTGCTCGACTTTCCCTACGAGCGATACGGAATTCAGATTCCCGACGCTGTGGTCGACAAAGAGCCCTCGATGGTGGAAACTGCCAAGATCGACGAGGGAGAGGTCCTTCAGGCGGTTCAGACTGAGGTCACCGATAACTGA
- a CDS encoding tetratricopeptide repeat protein 1, whose translation MSSKTPDDKLEQKKVKDPQAEEENDESKQADIKFSPEEEAELVAESNTHKAEANALFTSGKYDAALNKYDEAIAVCPNYLDYPLAVLRSNVAACHLMLEAWKDAITHATKALDLLDKLEREDKLAAEKEEKEKEDVEEEIVSAGAAKAGPAVPVTETEAQIARQKRLEDIARIRAKALLRRARARSELGGWSTLEGAIEDYKKLSAMTNLTATDRKLVQAQLRALPPRAKAAQEKETAEMWGKLKDLGNGLLKPFGLSTDHFKMVKDEKTGGYSMNFQGGGGEGKK comes from the exons ATGAGTTCCAAAACTCCTGATGACAAGCTTgagcagaagaaggtcaaggatCCTCAAGCAGAGGAAGAAAATGATGAATCCAAGCAGGCCGATATCAAATTCTCACCTGAAGAAGAGGCT GAATTGGTAGCTGAGTCCAACACACACAAAGCAGAGGCAAACGCCCTCTTCACCTCGGGCAAATACGATGCCGCCCTCAACAAATATGACGAAGCCATTGCTGTTTGTCCAAACTACCTGGACTACCCCTTGGCCGTCTTGCGCTCCAACGTGGCCGCCTGTCACCTCATGCTGGAAGCTTGGAAGGATGCCATCACGCACGCAACCAAAGCTCTGGACTTGCTTGACAAGCTAGAGCGGGAGGACAAGCTGGCtgccgagaaggaagagaaggagaaggaagatgtCGAAGAGGAGATTGTCAGCGCTGGTGCAGCAAAGGCCGGACCCGCCGTTCCTGTCACGGAAACTGAAGCGCAGATTGCCCGCCAAAAGCGACTAGAGGATATTGCCAGGATACGGGCCAAAGCTCTGCTACGCCGGGCCCGGGCAAGGAGCGAGCTGGGTGGATGGTCCACCCTCGAGGGGGCTATCGAGGATTACAAGAAGCTATCTGCCATGACCAACCTTACGGCTACCGACCGAAAGCTCGTCCAGGCGCAACTCAGAGCACTGCCGCCCCGGGCCAAGGCTGCtcaggagaaggagactgCTGAAATGTGGGGCAAGTTGAAGGACCTTGGGAATGGGTTGCTTAAGCCGTTTGGTCTTAGCACTGACCATTTCAAGATGGTGAAGGATGAGAAGACCGGTGGTTACAGCATGAATTTCcagggaggtggtggcgaAGGCAAAAAGTAA
- a CDS encoding 60S ribosomal export protein NMD3, giving the protein MDLDAPMAMAPLMGSARTGATILCCNCGAPIDGTSSAGALCYDCIKSTVDISQGIQREATLHFCKDCDRWLLPPASWVTAAPESRELLSLCLKKLRNLGKVRITDARFIWTEPHSRRVKVQVTVQDQVADGVLMQQSFEVTYVVASQQCKDCAKSYTANVWRAAVQVRQKVTHKRTFLFLEQLILRHQAHRDTINIKEEKDGIDFYFAQKNQAEGFISFLKSVVPVLTKESRHLISADTHTGNKSYKYNYSVEIVPVCRDDLVALPLKLAKSIGNISPLVLCHRIGTSVNLLDPNTLQTAEVSADIYWRAPFHPLAGTPDLVEFIVMDIESTGVRKGKWLLSEVQVARASDLGVNDNVYFTRTHLGQHLHAGDSVLGYMLEGTNFNSDALEAIESSKAYGSMIPDVVLVKKHYPNRRRNRKRNWKLKRMAKDEGELLPKASDQAKMDAEYEMFLRDVEEDEELRAALALYKNSLKTKREADAMSIADTDMMTEAEEDGPKISMDELLDDFEEMEIQDKE; this is encoded by the exons ATGGATCTCGACGCTCCTATGGCCATGGCCCCGTTGATGGGCTCTGCCAGGACAGGTGCTAC CATTCTCTGCTGCAACTGCGGCGCTCCCATCGATGGCACATCCTCCGCCGGCGCTCTTTGCTACGACTGCATCAAGTCCACCGTCGATATCTCCCAGGGCATCCAGCGCGAGGCCACCCTCCACTTCTGCAAAGATTGCGACAGATGGCTCCTACCCCCCGCCAGCTGGGTCACAGCCGCCCCCGAATCGAGAGAGTTGTTGTCGCTATGCTTGAAGAAACTGAGGAATTTGGGCAAGGTCCGCATCACAGACGCCAGGTTCATTTGGACAGAACCCCATTCGCGAAGAGTCAAGGTTCAGGTTACGGTTCAGGATCAGGTGGCGGATGGTGTGTTGATGCAGCAAAGCTTCGAGGTCACTTACGTCGTCGCCAGCCAGCAGTGCAAGGACTGCGCCAAGTCATACACAGCCAACGTCTGGCGCGCCGCCGTACAGGTCCGCCAAAAGGTCACCCACAAGAGGACGTTCCTTTTCCTCGAACAGCTCATTCTCAGGCACCAGGCCCATCGCGACACAATCAACatcaaggaagagaaggacggTATCGATTTCTACTTTGCCCAGAAGAACCAGGCCGAGGGATTCATCAGCTTCCTGAAGTCCGTCGTACCAGTTCTCACCAAGGAGTCGAGGCATCTTATTTCCGCGGATACACACACCGGCAACAAGTCGTACAAGTACAACTACTCCGTCGAAATCGTGCCTGTTTGCAGAGACGATTTGGTTGCCCTTCCTCTCAAACTCGCCAAGTCCATTGGCAACATTTCTCCCCTTGTCCTTTGCCACAGGATAGGAACATCTGTCAACCTTCTCGACCCCAACACCCTCCAGACCGCCGAAGTCAGCGCCGATATCTACTGGCGTGCTCCCTTCCATCCGCTTGCCGGCACTCCCGATCTTGTTGAGTTTATCGTTATGGACATCGAGTCCACAGGCGTACGAAAAGGAAAGTGGCTTCTCTCCGAGGTCCAGGTCGCTCGTGCCTCCGATCTCGGCGTGAACGACAACGTCTACTTCACTCGCACACATCTCGGCCAGCATCTCCACGCCGGTGACTCGGTGCTGGGTTACATGCTCGAGGGTACCAACTTCAACTCGGACGCGCTCGAGGCGATTGAGAGCTCCAAGGCGTACGGTTCCATGATCCCTGACGTTGTTCTCGTCAAGAAGCACTACCCGAACCGCCGCCGCAACAGAAAGAGAAACTGGAAGCTCAAGCGCATGGCCAAGGACGAGGGCGAGCTGCTGCCCAAGGCTTCGGACCAGGCCAAGATGGATGCCGAGTACGAGATGTTCTTGCGCGatgtcgaggaggacgaggagctTCGTGCTGCTCTTGCTCTGTACAAGAACTCGCTCAAGACCAAGAGGGAGGCGGATGCCATGAGCATTGCCGATACCGACATGATGAcggaggctgaggaggatggccCCAAGATCAGCATGGACGAGCTCCTCGATGACTTTGAGGAAATGGAGATTCAGGATAAGGAGTAG
- the pan-4 gene encoding pantoate-beta-alanine ligase, giving the protein MRMQSTNALFRRATLSSSTSTLSIVRRSTLTATRGFSSTSTTPRTSATTNSSAALPLRTPTRTRQFPTTATPSTTRTMASAACSTSPSSSSPGYEKIPNTSIRILRTVSSVRRFRKPLTLDSRSVALVPTMGALHAGHLSLIRAAARDNHHVIVSIYVNPAQFGVREDLGSYPVTWEADCEALAKLDRELADDGENLGRISAVFAPTTGEMYPAGFPGQELDSKGSFVTITPVGEVLEGASRPTFFRGVATVCMKLFNVCQPDRVYFGQKDVQQTVVIKRLVEDFLMPIEQVVIVPTARDQEDGLALSSRNVYLGERRRKVANVLYRALKAAEEAYAAGEGKRDRVGVLGAAQKVMEETLAEQMKLSPSERVKFEVDYLSLADPDTMLELETVDTKKGGILSGAVRFLPVEEPKEGEDLGHSGGPLVRLIDNIILPPK; this is encoded by the coding sequence ATGCGGATGCAATCCACCAACGCCCTGTTTCGGCGCGCAACCTTGTCCTCGTCCACGTCCACACTGTCCATTGTCCGACGATCCACCTTGACGGCCACACGCGGcttctcttcaacctcgacaACCCCAAGGACCAGCGCAACCACGAACTCATCTGCGGCACTTCCACTGCGCACTCCCACACGAACCCGGCAATTCCcaaccaccgccaccccCTCCACAACGCGCACCATGGCCTCCGCCGCCTGCAGCACcagcccctcctcctcctccccggGCTATGAGAAGATCCCCAACACCTCGATCCGCATCCTCCGCACCGTCTCCTCCGTCCGCCGCTTCCGGAAGCCCCTAACCCTCGACTCGCGCTCCGTCGCCCTCGTCCCCACCATGGGCGCCCTCCACGCCGGCCATCTCAGTCTGATCCGGGCCGCCGCGCGGGACAACCACCACGTCATCGTCTCCATCTACGTCAACCCGGCGCAATTCGGCGTGCGTGAAGACTTGGGCAGTTACCCTGTCACCTGGGAAGCGGACTGCGAGGCGCTAGCCAAGTTGGATCGCGAGCTTGCCGACGATGGGGAGAATCTGGGACGCATCTCGGCAGTTTTCGCGCCGACGACGGGGGAGATGTACCCTGCCGGGTTTCCTGGGCAGGAACTGGATTCGAAGGGGTCGTTTGTCACCATCACGCCTGTCGGGGAGGTGCTGGAGGGGGCCAGCAGACCGACGTTTTTCCGGGGCGTGGCGACGGTCTGTATGAAGCTGTTTAATGTGTGTCAACCCGATCGGGTGTATTTCGGGCAAAAGGATGTGCAGCAGACTGTGGTCATCAAGAGGCTGGTGGAGGATTTCTTGATGCCGATTGAACAGGTGGTGATAGTGCCTACTGCGAGAGACCAGGAAGATGGGTTGGCGTTGAGCAGTAGGAATGTTTACCTGGGCGAGAGAAGACGGAAAGTGGCAAATGTGCTGTATAGGGCACTGAAGGCGGCTGAAGAAGCTTATGCGGCtggggaagggaagagagATAGAGTGGGGGTTTTGGGTGCCGCCCAGAAAGTGATGGAGGAGACGTTGGCGGAGCAGATGAAGTTGAGCCCGAGCGAGAGGGTCAAATTTGAGGTGGATTATTTGAGCTTGGCGGATCCGGACACAATGCTAGAGCTTGAAACGGTTGATACCAAGAAGGGAGGGATTTTGAGTGGTGCGGTGAGGTTTTTGCCGGTAGAGGAGCcaaaggagggagaggattTGGGACATAGTGGGGGGCCGTTGGTGAGGTTGATTGATAACATCATCTTGCCGCCTAAGTAA